One Glycine max cultivar Williams 82 chromosome 3, Glycine_max_v4.0, whole genome shotgun sequence DNA window includes the following coding sequences:
- the LOC100815552 gene encoding uncharacterized protein isoform X1, producing MDRSGQIPAFGNWDYANELPITQYFESARQAGLVRYSSSSGESDPYVRADRDLYAVDFKKPIRNIPPSTLKKATRNRVVKEREKENVKMNMRKQGKVCDVTEQARKPVAAMHLDDAVPRLPKPVDEDLYKIPPELLGTTKRKKKMLGFISKCLS from the exons ATGGAT aGGAGCGGGCAAATACCAGCGTTTGGGAATTGGGATTACGCAAACGAGTTGCCAATCACTCAGTACTTCGAGAGTGCGAGACAAGCTGGTTTAGTTCGTTACAGTTCCTCCTCCGGCGAAAGTGACCCTTACGTGCGTGCAGACCGTGACCTTTACGCCGTTGATTTTAAGAAACCCATTCGCAACATCCCACCTTCTACTCTGAAAAAG GCGACGAGGAACAGGGTGGTTAAGGAAAGGGAAAAGGAGAATGTGAAGATGAATATGAGAAAACAGGGGAAAGTGTGCGACGTGACGGAACAGGCAAGGAAGCCAGTGGCAGCGATGCATCTAGACGACGCCGTTCCGCGACTTCCCAAACCTGTTGACGAAGATCTCTATAAGATCCCACCAGAGCTACTTGGCACAACTAAGCGG aagaagaaaatgcTGGGTTTCATTTCCAAGTGTCTCTCATGA